A single region of the Pontibacter kalidii genome encodes:
- the recQ gene encoding DNA helicase RecQ, whose amino-acid sequence MSIQQEVNLKNKLKEVFGYNQFRGNQELIINNIINGKNTFVIMPTGAGKSLCYQLPALSLPGTAIVISPLIALMKNQVDQLNAFGVNAHFLNSTLSKAETNRVKKETLAGEVKLLYVAPESLTKEETVEFLRASNISFVAIDEAHCISEWGHDFRPEYRRIRGIIDQIGNLPIIALTATATPKVQLDIQRNLQMDEASVFKSSFNRTNLYYEVRPKHNTKKQLIQYVKKHKGKSGIVYCLSRKKVEEIAELLRVNDVKALPYHAGLDASIRMANQDAFLNEEADVIVATIAFGMGIDKPDVRFVIHYDTPKSIEGYYQETGRAGRDGLEGNCIMFYSYDDIVKLEKFNKDKPVTERDNSKLLLQEMAAYADSAVCRRKQLLHYFGETFEKDCGFCDNCLHPKERFEAQEEVQLALKAVQQTGQRFSIEHITHVLTGLRNQYVTSYDHDKLEVFAAGKEQDAQFWSSVLRQILLSEYLEKDIDSFGVVKLTQKGEAYIQNPQLIQLTKDHNYDQEVKEDEEKEEAQASAGHDEVLFDMLKNLRKKLAKEKGLPPYVLFQDPSLKEMATVYPTTRDELAHIAGVGMGKVQKFGKPFLDMITKYVDENDIVTASDVVVKTTVNKSKIKIYIIQQIDKKVDLEEIAAAKDLTMPELIEEIEHICYSGTKLNLNYYINNILDDERQEEVYDYFMNASTDNIAVAVKELGTDDYTEEDLRLMRIKFLSEYAN is encoded by the coding sequence ATGTCTATTCAACAAGAGGTCAATCTCAAGAACAAATTAAAAGAAGTTTTTGGGTATAATCAATTCAGGGGGAATCAGGAGCTGATAATAAACAACATTATCAACGGGAAGAATACCTTTGTGATTATGCCTACGGGCGCCGGCAAGTCGCTGTGTTACCAGCTGCCTGCCCTTTCTTTGCCGGGCACCGCCATCGTTATCTCGCCGCTGATCGCCCTGATGAAAAACCAGGTGGACCAGCTGAACGCCTTTGGGGTGAACGCTCACTTCCTGAACTCCACGCTTTCTAAAGCAGAAACGAACAGGGTAAAGAAGGAGACGCTGGCCGGGGAGGTGAAACTGCTGTATGTGGCGCCGGAGTCGCTAACGAAAGAGGAGACGGTGGAGTTTCTGCGGGCCTCCAATATCTCTTTTGTTGCCATAGACGAAGCACACTGTATCTCGGAGTGGGGCCACGACTTCCGTCCGGAGTACCGCCGCATCCGGGGCATCATCGACCAGATCGGCAACCTGCCGATCATCGCCCTCACGGCCACAGCCACGCCTAAAGTACAACTCGACATCCAGCGAAACCTGCAGATGGACGAGGCCTCGGTGTTTAAATCCTCGTTTAACCGTACCAACCTGTACTATGAGGTGCGCCCGAAGCATAACACCAAAAAGCAGCTGATCCAGTACGTGAAGAAGCACAAGGGCAAGAGCGGTATTGTGTACTGCCTGAGCCGCAAGAAGGTAGAGGAGATTGCAGAGCTGCTGCGCGTAAACGATGTGAAGGCGCTGCCTTACCATGCCGGCCTCGACGCCAGCATCCGTATGGCCAACCAGGACGCCTTCCTGAACGAGGAAGCGGACGTGATCGTGGCCACCATTGCCTTCGGTATGGGCATCGATAAGCCGGACGTGCGCTTTGTGATCCACTACGACACGCCCAAATCCATCGAAGGCTACTACCAGGAGACAGGCCGTGCCGGCCGCGACGGCCTGGAAGGCAACTGCATCATGTTCTACAGCTACGACGATATCGTGAAGCTGGAGAAGTTCAACAAAGACAAGCCCGTTACTGAGCGCGACAACTCCAAGCTGCTGCTGCAGGAGATGGCTGCCTACGCCGACTCGGCCGTGTGCCGCCGCAAGCAGCTGCTGCACTACTTCGGGGAGACCTTTGAGAAAGACTGTGGCTTTTGCGACAACTGCCTGCATCCGAAAGAGCGCTTTGAGGCGCAGGAAGAGGTGCAGCTGGCTCTGAAAGCCGTGCAGCAGACCGGACAGCGCTTCAGCATCGAACATATCACACATGTGCTCACGGGCCTGCGCAACCAGTACGTGACCAGCTACGACCACGATAAACTGGAGGTGTTTGCCGCCGGAAAGGAGCAGGACGCACAGTTCTGGAGCTCCGTGCTGCGCCAGATCCTGCTGTCGGAGTACCTGGAGAAGGATATTGACAGCTTTGGGGTGGTAAAGCTGACGCAGAAAGGCGAGGCATATATCCAGAATCCGCAGCTTATACAGCTGACCAAAGACCACAACTACGACCAGGAAGTGAAGGAGGACGAGGAGAAGGAGGAAGCGCAGGCATCAGCCGGCCACGACGAGGTACTCTTCGATATGCTCAAGAACCTGCGCAAGAAGCTGGCCAAGGAAAAGGGCCTGCCGCCCTACGTGCTGTTCCAGGACCCATCGCTGAAAGAGATGGCCACCGTATACCCGACCACCCGCGACGAACTGGCGCATATTGCCGGCGTGGGCATGGGCAAGGTGCAGAAGTTCGGCAAGCCGTTCCTGGACATGATCACCAAGTATGTGGATGAGAATGACATCGTGACTGCCTCCGATGTGGTGGTGAAGACAACGGTGAACAAGTCTAAGATCAAGATCTACATTATCCAGCAGATAGATAAGAAGGTGGACCTGGAGGAGATCGCCGCAGCGAAGGACCTGACGATGCCGGAGCTGATCGAGGAAATAGAGCACATCTGCTACTCGGGTACCAAGCTGAACCTGAACTACTACATCAACAACATACTGGACGATGAGCGCCAGGAGGAGGTGTACGACTACTTTATGAACGCGAGCACCGACAACATTGCCGTGGCCGTGAAGGAACTCGGAACCGACGACTACACCGAGGAAGACCTGCGGCTGATGCGCATCAAGTTCCTGTCGGAGTACGCCAACTAG
- a CDS encoding BrxA/BrxB family bacilliredoxin — MYPEYMVAPIREDLTSAGFEQLMTPEEVEQAIKAGGTVLLAVNSVCGCAASKARPAVKMAVAASDKKPAKLVTVFAGMEQDAVAKAREFMLPYPPSSPSIALFKDGELVHMIERYHIEGNDLNRVVDNLQGAFEAYC, encoded by the coding sequence ATGTACCCTGAATATATGGTTGCCCCTATCCGTGAGGACCTTACCTCTGCCGGTTTCGAGCAACTGATGACCCCGGAGGAAGTGGAGCAGGCGATTAAGGCTGGCGGCACTGTACTGCTGGCGGTAAATTCTGTATGCGGCTGCGCCGCCTCCAAGGCGCGCCCTGCTGTTAAGATGGCGGTGGCTGCCTCTGATAAGAAACCGGCCAAGCTGGTAACGGTATTTGCAGGCATGGAGCAGGACGCCGTGGCCAAGGCCCGCGAGTTCATGCTGCCTTACCCTCCGTCATCCCCATCCATCGCCCTGTTTAAGGACGGCGAACTGGTGCACATGATCGAGCGCTACCACATTGAGGGTAACGACCTGAACCGCGTGGTGGATAACCTGCAAGGTGCCTTCGAGGCATATTGCTAA
- a CDS encoding tyrosine-type recombinase/integrase, protein MKQKVSTAIILDTRRSHSDGLYPVKLRITYQRKQKYYPVINERGEPYRYTLAEFEKIRNPKARGGYKEVSLSLDKAEHAALEVIEKLPVFSFEAFESRYVTDYKKGDVFAAYRYKIAEIKKEGRAGTASNYECSYKSLLEFCKNKSLPFTSVTKTFLQAYEKWMVGSGKSLTTVGIYLRPLRAVLNDAIASGEVNPEMYPFGKRKYTIPASRNIKKALTISDIEKIVTYEPKHDGEAKARDLWFFSYLCNGINVKDMARLKYENITGDEITFVRAKTERTNRQNIKPIVAVLTPEMKQIIKRWGNKPAKSDSYIFPILKKGLSPEEELAQVRYATKAINKYIKRIAAEVGIEKNVSTYTARHSFSTVLKRSGASIELISESLGHSDMKTTENYLDSFESDLKKHFAAQLTAFRKDREEAEVE, encoded by the coding sequence ATGAAGCAAAAAGTCTCCACTGCCATCATTCTTGACACACGCAGATCGCATAGTGATGGCCTCTATCCCGTAAAGCTAAGGATCACCTATCAGCGTAAGCAAAAGTACTACCCGGTTATCAACGAGAGGGGGGAGCCCTATCGATACACCTTAGCTGAGTTTGAGAAAATACGTAACCCGAAGGCTCGTGGCGGCTACAAAGAAGTTAGCCTTAGTCTGGACAAAGCAGAACACGCAGCATTAGAGGTGATCGAGAAGCTGCCGGTCTTCAGCTTCGAGGCTTTCGAGAGCAGGTACGTAACAGATTATAAGAAGGGAGATGTATTTGCCGCATACCGATACAAGATTGCGGAAATCAAAAAAGAGGGGCGGGCTGGAACAGCAAGCAATTACGAATGCTCCTACAAATCTCTGCTCGAATTTTGTAAAAATAAGTCCCTGCCGTTCACTTCAGTTACAAAAACCTTCCTGCAGGCATACGAGAAATGGATGGTAGGATCTGGTAAATCTTTGACTACCGTCGGCATATATCTACGCCCTTTGCGTGCCGTTTTAAATGACGCCATAGCATCTGGAGAGGTTAATCCTGAAATGTATCCTTTTGGCAAAAGAAAGTACACTATCCCGGCTAGCCGCAATATTAAAAAGGCGCTTACCATAAGCGACATTGAGAAGATCGTTACCTATGAGCCCAAGCATGACGGGGAGGCAAAAGCAAGAGACTTGTGGTTTTTCTCCTACCTGTGCAACGGTATCAATGTGAAGGACATGGCTCGCTTAAAGTATGAGAATATCACAGGTGACGAAATTACCTTCGTTAGGGCAAAGACGGAACGAACGAACAGGCAGAATATAAAACCTATTGTTGCTGTCCTGACCCCTGAGATGAAGCAAATCATTAAACGTTGGGGCAATAAACCTGCTAAGAGCGATAGTTACATTTTCCCGATCCTGAAGAAAGGGCTATCTCCGGAGGAAGAGCTGGCTCAGGTACGATACGCAACGAAGGCCATAAATAAGTACATTAAAAGGATAGCTGCAGAAGTAGGCATAGAAAAGAACGTGTCTACCTATACCGCGCGCCATTCTTTCTCAACTGTACTCAAACGCTCAGGCGCCTCAATAGAACTTATATCAGAGTCTCTCGGACACAGCGATATGAAAACAACCGAGAACTATCTGGATAGCTTTGAGAGCGATCTCAAGAAGCATTTTGCCGCTCAGCTAACAGCCTTTAGAAAGGATAGGGAAGAGGCTGAGGTAGAATAG
- the purD gene encoding phosphoribosylamine--glycine ligase yields the protein MNVLVIGSGAREHAIAWKLSQSEFCDQVFVAPGNAGTAEFHTTAAVDIHDFEELGKFAADFNIMMVVVGPENSLVEGIHDYFAQSEYLKHILVIGPKKAGAMLEGSKDYCKSFLQKYNVPTARYQSFTEATFKEAVEYLKQQSFPTVIKADGLAAGKGVIIAQDYEEGFDALESMLRNKRFGNASSKVVIEEYLQGIEVSVFILTDGKSYVLLPEAKDYKRIGEGDTGLNTGGMGAISPVPFVDEAFMQKVKERVIEPTLRGMQEEQMDYSGFLFIGLMNVNGDPYVIEYNVRLGDPETEAILPRIKSDLFMMFKALHDHTLADYKLEIDPRTATTVILASGGYPEGYEKGKEITGLENVPKDVLVFHAGTSMLNGKLLNSGGRVFAVTALGDTMEEALAKANAAAEAITWQDRYYRRDIGFDLGKLSV from the coding sequence ATGAATGTACTTGTGATAGGATCTGGCGCCCGTGAACATGCCATAGCATGGAAGCTGAGCCAGAGCGAGTTCTGCGACCAAGTATTTGTAGCGCCAGGCAATGCCGGCACCGCTGAGTTCCATACCACTGCCGCCGTGGACATCCACGATTTCGAAGAGCTGGGTAAGTTCGCTGCCGACTTCAACATCATGATGGTGGTGGTGGGCCCCGAGAACTCCCTGGTAGAGGGCATTCACGATTATTTTGCGCAGTCGGAGTACCTGAAGCACATTCTGGTGATCGGCCCCAAGAAGGCAGGCGCCATGCTGGAGGGCAGCAAAGATTACTGTAAGTCGTTCCTGCAGAAGTATAACGTGCCTACCGCCCGCTACCAGTCCTTTACCGAGGCTACGTTTAAGGAGGCCGTGGAGTACCTGAAGCAGCAGAGCTTTCCGACGGTGATAAAGGCCGATGGCCTGGCAGCCGGCAAGGGAGTGATCATTGCGCAGGATTACGAGGAGGGCTTCGATGCCCTGGAGTCCATGTTGCGTAACAAACGCTTTGGCAACGCCAGCAGCAAGGTGGTGATTGAGGAGTACCTGCAGGGGATAGAGGTATCCGTGTTTATACTGACCGATGGTAAAAGTTACGTGCTGCTGCCGGAGGCGAAGGACTACAAGCGCATAGGCGAAGGCGACACCGGTTTGAACACCGGCGGTATGGGCGCTATCTCGCCGGTCCCGTTTGTAGATGAGGCGTTCATGCAGAAAGTGAAGGAGCGCGTGATAGAGCCGACGCTGCGCGGCATGCAGGAGGAGCAGATGGATTACTCCGGTTTCCTCTTTATAGGTTTGATGAACGTGAACGGCGACCCCTACGTGATCGAGTACAACGTGCGCTTGGGCGACCCGGAGACCGAAGCCATCCTGCCGCGCATCAAGTCCGACCTGTTCATGATGTTTAAGGCCCTGCACGACCATACCTTAGCAGACTATAAGCTGGAGATTGACCCGCGCACCGCGACCACGGTTATACTTGCCTCAGGGGGGTATCCGGAGGGTTATGAGAAGGGCAAGGAGATAACTGGGCTGGAGAATGTGCCGAAGGATGTGCTGGTGTTCCATGCGGGCACCTCCATGCTGAACGGCAAGCTGCTGAACAGCGGCGGCCGCGTGTTTGCCGTTACCGCCCTAGGCGACACCATGGAGGAGGCATTGGCCAAGGCTAACGCAGCTGCAGAGGCCATCACCTGGCAAGACCGCTACTACCGCCGCGACATTGGCTTTGACCTGGGTAAGCTGAGCGTGTAA
- a CDS encoding KilA-N domain-containing protein yields MSELIVRQDDTNEFGISVSNTYGEIPFYMVDEDMVQACLMERSFEHKKIRDFMKKEHVKEFMEELSKEVSSPVMIKKHWGIVSDTWMHKILALKYVAWLNPSFELWVYKQVEKILSADYNLTWEEDPHYQTKA; encoded by the coding sequence ATGAGTGAACTTATTGTGCGCCAGGATGATACCAACGAGTTTGGAATTAGTGTAAGTAATACATACGGTGAAATCCCATTTTACATGGTCGACGAGGATATGGTACAGGCCTGTCTCATGGAGCGTAGTTTTGAACATAAAAAAATCCGTGACTTCATGAAGAAAGAACATGTCAAGGAATTCATGGAAGAGCTGAGCAAAGAGGTATCAAGCCCAGTCATGATTAAGAAACATTGGGGCATTGTGTCTGACACTTGGATGCACAAGATACTGGCATTAAAATACGTCGCATGGCTGAACCCAAGTTTCGAACTATGGGTGTACAAGCAAGTGGAGAAGATATTATCGGCTGATTATAACCTTACTTGGGAAGAAGATCCGCATTATCAAACTAAAGCATAG
- a CDS encoding KpsF/GutQ family sugar-phosphate isomerase: MNLPNNIALTAKKVLTAEAEAIARLAEFIDESFEDCVKAILQIRGRVVVTGIGKSANIAQKIVATLNSTGTPALFMHAADAIHGDLGMIQPEDFVICISKSGNTPEIKVLVPLLKRKGSRLAALVSSTDSYLAQSADFILNANVEREACPHNLAPTTSTTAALALGDALAVSLLEARGFSSSDFATLHPGGSLGKRLYLKVEDIYTQNESPRVKENATLREIIIEISSKRLGATAVVKNGSDELVGIITDGDLRRMLNKYEKVEGITATDIMTPSPLTIEPESYAAEAMAIMQAKSITQLIVTKSGKFEGFIHLHDLLKEGLV; encoded by the coding sequence TTGAATCTCCCTAATAATATAGCTCTTACCGCAAAAAAAGTATTAACCGCCGAGGCCGAGGCAATCGCCAGACTGGCAGAATTTATCGACGAAAGTTTTGAGGATTGCGTCAAAGCCATTTTGCAGATCAGGGGCCGGGTGGTGGTCACTGGCATCGGTAAAAGTGCTAATATAGCCCAAAAAATCGTAGCAACCCTAAACTCCACCGGCACACCTGCCTTGTTTATGCACGCCGCCGACGCAATCCATGGCGACCTGGGCATGATCCAGCCGGAGGATTTCGTGATTTGCATCTCCAAAAGCGGCAACACCCCTGAAATCAAGGTACTTGTACCGCTGTTAAAGCGCAAAGGTTCCAGGCTGGCAGCTCTTGTTAGCAGCACGGATTCTTATCTGGCCCAGAGCGCCGATTTTATACTTAACGCCAATGTGGAGCGCGAGGCTTGCCCGCACAACCTGGCCCCTACCACCAGCACCACCGCGGCGCTTGCCTTGGGCGACGCACTGGCCGTAAGCCTGCTGGAGGCGCGCGGTTTCAGCAGCTCCGACTTTGCCACCCTGCACCCGGGCGGCTCGCTGGGGAAGCGACTTTACCTGAAGGTGGAAGATATTTATACCCAAAATGAGTCGCCCCGCGTAAAGGAGAACGCAACACTCCGGGAGATTATTATTGAGATTTCGTCTAAGCGCCTGGGAGCCACGGCAGTCGTTAAAAACGGCTCTGACGAGCTAGTGGGCATCATTACCGACGGTGACCTGCGCCGCATGCTGAACAAGTATGAAAAGGTGGAAGGCATCACCGCCACGGATATCATGACGCCGTCGCCGCTTACCATTGAACCGGAAAGCTATGCTGCTGAGGCCATGGCCATTATGCAGGCGAAAAGTATAACGCAACTCATTGTCACAAAATCAGGTAAATTCGAGGGCTTTATTCACCTCCACGACTTACTTAAAGAAGGACTCGTATAA
- the rlmB gene encoding 23S rRNA (guanosine(2251)-2'-O)-methyltransferase RlmB: MESRKDKFVGNRYGGPRTPKEDKSEMIFGSRPILEALSAGKELEKIFLQRGARNPTTDEIVKLAKGREVPVVTVPIEKLNNLTRKNHQGAVALISPISYQPLSEIVTALFEQGKNPLLLILDRVTDVRNFGSIARNAECMGVDAIVIPSRGGAQINADAMKTSAGALNLVPVCREPNLKDTMDYLKDYGFQIVACTEKTEHQLTDFAVDMVGPTAILMGSEEDGISPEYLKRADVRLRIPLMGQIGSLNVSVATGIILYEAMRQRLKDSGYSSLSKLEPM, translated from the coding sequence CCCGAAAGAAGACAAAAGCGAGATGATTTTCGGCTCGCGCCCCATACTGGAGGCGCTATCGGCCGGAAAGGAGCTGGAGAAGATTTTCCTGCAGCGCGGTGCCCGTAACCCCACCACCGACGAGATTGTGAAGCTGGCAAAAGGCCGCGAGGTGCCGGTGGTGACAGTACCCATAGAGAAGCTCAACAACCTGACGCGCAAGAACCACCAGGGCGCTGTGGCTCTGATCTCACCGATCTCCTACCAGCCGCTGTCTGAGATCGTAACCGCACTTTTTGAGCAGGGCAAAAACCCGTTGCTGCTTATACTGGACCGCGTAACCGATGTGCGTAACTTTGGCTCGATAGCCCGGAATGCCGAGTGTATGGGCGTGGATGCCATCGTGATCCCGAGCCGTGGCGGTGCCCAGATAAACGCCGACGCCATGAAAACATCTGCCGGCGCCCTGAACCTGGTGCCGGTGTGCCGCGAGCCCAACCTGAAGGACACGATGGATTACCTGAAGGATTATGGTTTCCAGATCGTGGCCTGCACCGAGAAAACCGAGCACCAGCTAACCGACTTCGCCGTGGACATGGTGGGCCCTACGGCCATCCTGATGGGCAGCGAGGAAGACGGTATCTCCCCGGAGTACCTCAAGCGCGCCGACGTAAGGCTGCGCATCCCGCTCATGGGGCAGATCGGCTCGCTGAACGTATCGGTGGCGACAGGCATCATACTTTACGAGGCCATGCGTCAGCGCCTGAAAGACAGCGGCTACTCCAGCCTCAGCAAGCTGGAGCCAATGTAA
- a CDS encoding mannose-1-phosphate guanylyltransferase, translating into MDNNTYVVIMAGGIGSRFWPFSRTNYPKQFHDVLGTGQSMLQTTAQRFANVCPPENLFVVTNKDYAALVKEQLPELSDNQILLEPVGRNTAPCIAYASYKIAQLNPNANLVVTPADHVVLKQEVFTEVVKEALKAAAKDDVLITLGITPSRPDTGFGYIQYIDDENSRIKKVKTFTEKPNLELAQMFLDSGDFVWNSGIFIWNVQSILRAFHQYLPEVSEVFEEGVNTYNSPEEQNFITRAYSQCRNVSIDYGIMEKVDNVYVLLADMGWSDLGTWNSLYTINEKDENGNVIDGDVMLYDTRDCIVKTPKNRLVVLQGLEDFIVAEYDNVLMICRKDEEQKVKEFVADAKSKKGADYI; encoded by the coding sequence ATGGACAACAACACCTACGTGGTGATCATGGCTGGCGGCATCGGAAGCCGTTTCTGGCCTTTCAGCCGCACCAACTACCCGAAACAGTTTCACGATGTGCTGGGAACCGGCCAAAGTATGCTGCAGACCACGGCACAGCGCTTCGCCAACGTCTGCCCACCGGAAAACCTCTTTGTAGTCACCAACAAGGATTACGCGGCACTGGTAAAGGAGCAGCTGCCCGAGCTGTCTGACAACCAGATCCTACTGGAACCGGTAGGCCGCAACACCGCCCCTTGCATCGCCTACGCTTCCTATAAGATCGCGCAACTGAACCCAAACGCCAACCTGGTGGTAACGCCCGCCGACCACGTGGTACTCAAGCAGGAGGTGTTTACCGAAGTGGTAAAGGAGGCTCTGAAGGCTGCCGCCAAGGATGATGTACTGATTACGCTGGGCATTACCCCAAGCCGCCCCGATACCGGCTTCGGCTATATCCAGTACATCGACGACGAGAACTCAAGGATCAAAAAGGTGAAGACCTTCACGGAGAAGCCAAACCTGGAGCTGGCCCAGATGTTTTTGGACAGCGGTGACTTTGTATGGAACTCAGGTATTTTTATCTGGAACGTGCAGAGCATCCTTAGGGCCTTCCACCAGTACCTGCCGGAGGTTTCGGAGGTGTTTGAGGAAGGCGTAAACACCTATAACTCACCGGAGGAGCAAAACTTTATCACCAGAGCCTACTCGCAGTGCCGCAACGTGTCGATAGACTACGGCATCATGGAGAAGGTAGACAATGTGTATGTGTTGCTGGCCGATATGGGCTGGTCTGACCTGGGCACCTGGAACTCACTCTACACCATAAACGAGAAGGACGAAAACGGCAACGTGATCGATGGCGACGTGATGCTGTATGACACCAGAGACTGTATTGTGAAAACGCCTAAGAACCGCTTAGTAGTGCTGCAGGGCCTGGAGGATTTCATCGTGGCCGAGTATGATAACGTGCTGATGATCTGCCGCAAGGATGAGGAACAGAAGGTGAAAGAGTTTGTAGCCGACGCCAAATCCAAAAAAGGCGCTGACTACATCTAA